In the genome of Vicinamibacterales bacterium, the window TGTTCGGGGCGCGGACGATCAAGCTCTGCATCGACTGCAAGCCGTGGATGTACTCGGTGGACGACATCAAGCTGGCGATTCGCGAGGCCGCGCAGGGCGGGTGCAAGGTCGAGGGCCACGTCCAGACGCCTGAGGGCGCGCAGCGGGCGATCGACGCCGGCATCTACATCATCGCGCATGGCAACCCGCTCACACCCGAGCATCACCGGCAGATGGCGGAAAAGGGGATCTTCCTCGCCGGGACCGACACGCCGTTCACGAATTACCGGGGCACGGAGGTCGCGTTCAAGCGGGCCGTGGACAATCTCCGGGACGCGTGGGAGAAGAAGGTCCCGCTGACCTTCTCGACGGACTTCGACTATTGGAACGACCGGATGCGGGAAGAGAAGACGGGCGAATACCTGACGCGCGGCGAGCTGACGTTGAACTTCCTGCAGACCTGGAAGGCCGCGAAGATTCCGAACGCCGACATCCTGAAGGCGATCACCTTCAACGGCTACCGCGCCGCGGACATCATCAAGGATCGCGGGCCGATCAAGCCGGGCTTCTACGCGGACCTGATCGCCATGCCGGGCGATCCGCTCGCCGACATCGACGCGCTGAAGGCCGTGCAGTTCGTGATGCGAAACGGGATGGTGTTCAAGAAGGACGGCGTAATGACCCCCGAGAAGTTCTTCCACCCGGGCCCCGTCCGGACGCCGAACGGGCGGTGGACCCGGTAGCCGGTCACCCTACAACTGCCCGTGCCCTCCGTAGAGTTCCCCGGCCTCGACGCGGACGGGCAGTTGGTTCTGTTTCGGCGGCAGCGGGCAGGTGGCGAACTCGGTGAACGCGCACGGCGGGTTCTCCGCCTTGTTGAAATCGAGAGCCACACGGCCGTTCTGCGGAAGGTCGGCGTAGAGGAATCGGCCGGCTGGGTATGTGGTATCGCCGCTCGTCCGATCCTTGAAGTTGAAGAAGAGTCGACGGCCCTGGCCAATCGGGTCGAGCCGGTAGTCCCGGCCGTCGAGGGTGAACACGACCGCGCCCGGGCTCGCCTGAGATTCGACCTGGCCGAGCACGTTCACGATCGGCAGCATCTTCGGCGGCTGGTACGGCTCGAACCGCGCAGAAATCCGCCACGTCTCCCGGGTCGGATACCATCGTTCGTCGGTAAAGGCCAGCCGTGCGGGGCTTTGCCGGTCACGCACGCGAATCCCGAACCGATCGCCGCGCTCGATGAGCGTCAGGCTCAGGGTACCGATCGTCAGGCGGTCCGACGGCCGCTCCGTGTCCGGGCGCAGGCGGCTGGCGCCCGGCGCGGGCTGTCCGTTGATCTGCACCGGGTGACCGGGAGCCGGCTCGAACGTCACCCGCCCCGCACTCAGCGTGAAGACACCGAGGCTGGCGGGCGCGTCGGCGGGCAGCCTGACCGCCGAGCCGGGCGCGCTGCCGGCGCGGTTCGCGCCGTCGTGCAGCCATTCAAGTCCCACCACCGTCAGCCAGCCATCGTCGGCCTTCAGATCCGCCTGGTGACGATCCCGCCACTGTTGGATCAGCTCGACGTACGAAGCCGCGGGCTGGAAACCGGCGAGCGTGGCGGCGAGTGAAGCGAGCGCCATCGCCCACGCGAGTGCAGCGCGAGGTCTCAGCACGATGCCTCCTTCTCGGTCGGCCGCCGCAGGATGCCGTAACGCAACATATCCGAGACCTCTGCAATCAACTGATCTGAGCTTCGTCCGAAGTGGTTCGGGACGCCGAACACGATTTCAATCGAGAAGTAGTGCAGGAACATCCGGCTGACCAGCATCACCGCTGCGACCGGGGAGACGCCGGGGCGGAGTTTCTCGTCGAGGCGGAGGTGATCGCGATGATGCACGAGAAACGACTCGTAGCGGTGCGCCATGTCCTTGTAGAACTTGCGGATGTGCTTGCCGTCGAACTCGACAACGTCCACGTAGATCAACGCGACGTGCTGGCGCCACTGCTGGACGCTTTCGCGGGAAGCGTTTCCGACTTCCTCGAGGTTGTCGGGAAACGCACCCGAGGCGAGCGCCCGGTTGACCGGGAACTCCGGACTGGCAATCGCCTCCCAGTACTGGTCCAGGAGTTGATGGAAGATCGTCTCCTTTTCCTTGAAGTGGTGATAGACGTTCCCGGTCGAGACGCCAGCCGCCTCGGCGATGTCGCGGACGGTTGTCGCCCGATATCCCTGGTGCGAAAAGAGCCTCAGCGCGGCCTCCAGAATCTGGGCCCGGCTCTTCTGCGTGCGTTCTTCCTGGTTCATGCTTCGCCTTCAGTGCCGACAATCTCGAACTCGAGCGTGTGCGCGCGGGCAAAGGCCGCAAGCTGCCCGAAGAAGACGTCGGACCGTTCGAGATGGACGCAATGTCCACACCGGTCGACGATCTCGAACCGGGTGTGCGGGAGGATTCTACCGATCTTCTGCTGGACCTGCACGGGAATCGCACGGTCCTCGGCGCCCGCCATGATCAGAGTCGGCGTCCGGATCGCGGCGTACTCGGGCAGCCGCAGGTCGAGGTCGGCAAACAGCGGAATCTGGGCCTCCGTCAGCCGGATCAGACTGTGTCTCGCGTCCTTGTAGCGATCGTAGAAGCGCTGCCGCATCGGTTCGAGCGCGGCGTACGACTCGGTGGCGAACGACTCGCCGAAGATCTTCTCGTACAGGTAGTGCGTGTAGACCTCGAACAACTCCAGGCTGCCGCGATAGAAGCGAAGCGAGAGATCCTGGTACATCTGGAACAGGGTCTCGTGGCTCAGCAGGGTGCCCGAGATCGTCAGCGTGTGGAGGCGGTGCTGATTTCGACGCGCGAACTCCAGCGCGACGAAGCCCCCGTACGAGATGCCCATCAGGTGCAGACGGTCGATGCCCAGGTGGTCGAGAATCATCGCCAGGTAGTCGCCCAGGCGCGGGATCGCGCACGGCGCATCTTCGGCTGACGACTGGCCCTGGCCGGGGTAGTCGAAGAGCACGATGTCGAACTCGGGCATCAGACGCGGCAGGAAGGAACTCCAGGCCCGCGTGTGCATGGCGAGACCGTTCAGCAGGCAGACCGTCTCGCGCCGGCCGGTGCCGAAGCGTTCCCAGTGGATTCGGCACCCGTCCACGTCGAGATGTCCCGATCGATCCGGCGCTGGTGTGGTAGTGGTTGGCATGGCTGTTCAATCGAGCGCCAGTCCTCGGAGTCGCTGAAGGGGGGGCGGCACACCGTGGACGGAGGACGGAGGATGGAGAACGGAACACGCAGAGCAGGAGGCGAGGGGGGCGCGGCGTCCCGGATCCCCGTCCACGTGTTCCGCTCACCACGGGTGCATCAGCATCCGGCTAGTCGGCGCGAGTCAGGACGGTGCACACCGAGGCGCAGATTGGGCCGCCAATGTTGAACGTCGCCGCCGCGTGCGGGTTCGCCACCTGCAGCTCCTTCGCCACCTTGCCCAGGAGCTGCTGCGCCGACCATCCGACCATGGCGATGCCGGTGGCGCCGATGGGATGGCCCTTGGCGATCAGCCCGCCCGACGTGTTGATCCCGCACTCGCCGGACGGGGCCGCCTTGCCGTCCACCCAGTACCGCGCGCCCTGGCCCGGCTCCGCCTTGCCGATGACCTCGGTGCCGATCGCCGCCATGACCGTGAAGCAGTCGTGGACCTCGGCGACGTTGACGTCGGCCGGTTTCACGCCCGCCATCGTGTACGCCTTCTGCATCGCGCGACGCGCGCCGGCAGGATGCAGTACGTCCCGCCCCGCCTTCTTGAGCGGGTCGGTTGCCTGCGCGTAGCCCGCCAGTCGCACCGTGTCCGCCCTCTTCACGCCGAGGCGCGCAAGTCCTTCGTCCGTGGCGAGGATGAGCGCGGCGTAGCCGTCGGTGATCTGCGAGCAATCGTAGGTCTTCAGCGGCAGCCCTTCGACGACATAGCGATTGATCCCCTCGATCTTCATCGCCTGCTCGAGCGTGATCTGGACCTTCTGCATCTGCGCGCACGGGTTGTACTTTGCGTTGGCGTACTCCGCCACCGCAATCTGCGCGAGGTCCGCCTCCGGCACCCCCCAGTGCTTCATGTAGGCGTCCATCACCTCGGCGAAGAGATGCGGAAAGACGAATACCTTCCCCTCGCGTTCCTCGGGGTGCGAGAAGTAGCCGAGCGCTTCGCCAATCAGCTTGCCGTCCATCTTGCCCGCGGCGTCGCGCATCTTCTCGTACCCGATGGCCACTCCGACCTCGCCGTCGCCGGCCAGCAGTTTGTAGATCACCGACAGGATGGCCTGTCCGCCCGAGGCGCAGGCGTTCTCGACCGACTCGATCGGCTTGCCTTCCAGGCCGGGCACCATCGCGACCAGGCCGGCCAGCAGGCCCTGCCGGTTCAGCGACATGTTGCACGTCGCGCCGACCGAGCCGACGTCGATCGAGGCTGCCTCGACGCCGATCTCGCGGCACGCGCCCGTCACCGCCTGAGTGATGATCTCCGGCACGGTCATGCCGAGCAGCTTTCCGAACTTCGACTGGTGGTACGCAGCGATATAGACTGGCTTTGGCATGGCACTCTCCAGGTTTCGAGTACAGCGAACCGCGGGCCAGCGGGGCGTCGGCCCGGCGGACGAACGGATCACCGGAGCCGTCGGTGAGCGGTCAGGTACTGGTCGCGAAGTTCTCCCTTGATCACCTTACCGTACGCCGTTCGAGGAAGCGACTCGACCGCGACAAAGGCCTTCGGGATCTTGTACCGGGCCAGACGACCCTCGAGGAACGACGTCAGTTCGCCGTCACTCGGCGCCGGCGAGGTCCGGCTCACCACGAACGCAATGCCAGCCTCTCCCCACACGTCGTGCGGGACGCCCACCACAGCCGCGTCGGCGACGGCCGGGTGGAGCAGGAGAGCGGCCTCGATCTCGGCAGGGTAGACGTTGACGCCACCCGAGATGAGCATGTCCTTCTTGCGCCCGGCGATGGTGAAGAATCCCTCGTCGTCGCGCTTGGCGAGGTCGCCCGTGTGGAACCAGCGGTCTCCGTCGAGCGCTGCCGCCGTCGCGTCCGGGTTGTTCCAGTAGCCGTTGCAGACGTGCGGACCGCGCAGCAGCAACTCGCCGACCTCGCCGACGCCGACCTCGGCCCCGTCGCCATCGACCAGTCGCGCCTCGGTGAACATCATCGGCTTGCCCACCGAACCGGCTTTCCGAACGGAGTCCGCGACCGTCATCGCGAAGCAGTTCACTCCCACCTCGGTCAGCCCGTAGCCTTGCTTGAAGACGACGCCGCGCGCCTGATACGCCTCGATGATGTGCAGCGGAAGCGGCGCCCCGCCGCTGATGAGATAGCGAACCCGTTCGAGGTTGACGGTCCGGAACTGCGGCGCCTCCATCAGGATCCTGAAGATGGTCGGGACCCCCAGCACGACGGTGCATCCTTCGCGTTCGATCGTGTCCCACACCTCGGCCGGGTCGAATCCCTCGTGCAGGAC includes:
- a CDS encoding amidohydrolase family protein, which gives rise to MLKRIAVASTAALVTMAMAWTAGAQAPAPAGKGLPVTAIKAGRLLDPETGTVAINQVILIEGEKIKAVGPNLAIPANASVIDLARMTVMPGLVDAHTHMTLTYKEQPENNYYYLTYVMESTPLRAIQGASNAMQLLNSGFTVVRDVGNNALYADVAVRQAIEQGWLPGPTVIPSGPMIGSTGGQYWPTPEMYKYHNIMYPEYIDANSPDEIQRAVRENMLFGARTIKLCIDCKPWMYSVDDIKLAIREAAQGGCKVEGHVQTPEGAQRAIDAGIYIIAHGNPLTPEHHRQMAEKGIFLAGTDTPFTNYRGTEVAFKRAVDNLRDAWEKKVPLTFSTDFDYWNDRMREEKTGEYLTRGELTLNFLQTWKAAKIPNADILKAITFNGYRAADIIKDRGPIKPGFYADLIAMPGDPLADIDALKAVQFVMRNGMVFKKDGVMTPEKFFHPGPVRTPNGRWTR
- a CDS encoding DUF1684 domain-containing protein — encoded protein: MLRPRAALAWAMALASLAATLAGFQPAASYVELIQQWRDRHQADLKADDGWLTVVGLEWLHDGANRAGSAPGSAVRLPADAPASLGVFTLSAGRVTFEPAPGHPVQINGQPAPGASRLRPDTERPSDRLTIGTLSLTLIERGDRFGIRVRDRQSPARLAFTDERWYPTRETWRISARFEPYQPPKMLPIVNVLGQVESQASPGAVVFTLDGRDYRLDPIGQGRRLFFNFKDRTSGDTTYPAGRFLYADLPQNGRVALDFNKAENPPCAFTEFATCPLPPKQNQLPVRVEAGELYGGHGQL
- a CDS encoding TetR/AcrR family transcriptional regulator, yielding MNQEERTQKSRAQILEAALRLFSHQGYRATTVRDIAEAAGVSTGNVYHHFKEKETIFHQLLDQYWEAIASPEFPVNRALASGAFPDNLEEVGNASRESVQQWRQHVALIYVDVVEFDGKHIRKFYKDMAHRYESFLVHHRDHLRLDEKLRPGVSPVAAVMLVSRMFLHYFSIEIVFGVPNHFGRSSDQLIAEVSDMLRYGILRRPTEKEASC
- a CDS encoding alpha/beta hydrolase; this translates as MPTTTTPAPDRSGHLDVDGCRIHWERFGTGRRETVCLLNGLAMHTRAWSSFLPRLMPEFDIVLFDYPGQGQSSAEDAPCAIPRLGDYLAMILDHLGIDRLHLMGISYGGFVALEFARRNQHRLHTLTISGTLLSHETLFQMYQDLSLRFYRGSLELFEVYTHYLYEKIFGESFATESYAALEPMRQRFYDRYKDARHSLIRLTEAQIPLFADLDLRLPEYAAIRTPTLIMAGAEDRAIPVQVQQKIGRILPHTRFEIVDRCGHCVHLERSDVFFGQLAAFARAHTLEFEIVGTEGEA
- a CDS encoding thiolase family protein, with amino-acid sequence MPKPVYIAAYHQSKFGKLLGMTVPEIITQAVTGACREIGVEAASIDVGSVGATCNMSLNRQGLLAGLVAMVPGLEGKPIESVENACASGGQAILSVIYKLLAGDGEVGVAIGYEKMRDAAGKMDGKLIGEALGYFSHPEEREGKVFVFPHLFAEVMDAYMKHWGVPEADLAQIAVAEYANAKYNPCAQMQKVQITLEQAMKIEGINRYVVEGLPLKTYDCSQITDGYAALILATDEGLARLGVKRADTVRLAGYAQATDPLKKAGRDVLHPAGARRAMQKAYTMAGVKPADVNVAEVHDCFTVMAAIGTEVIGKAEPGQGARYWVDGKAAPSGECGINTSGGLIAKGHPIGATGIAMVGWSAQQLLGKVAKELQVANPHAAATFNIGGPICASVCTVLTRAD
- a CDS encoding AMP-binding protein, coding for MLHADLVGERARLTPDKLALVDLRTGGRWSYEALNQRAARCAEVLRHVLGLRRGDRVALLSGNRLEFLDLFFGAVKSGIVIVPLGTRLTARELAFILRDCQPRAVFYDMPHAPVVTELAALVQTELWIALDPGTGSGSAQYADLADGVREPAAGLPPCRPEDTCCLLYTSGTTGYPKGVIIPHRMVAWNGYNTAVSWQLRDDDVTPVFTPLYHAGGLGAFLLPVLAIGGTVVLHEGFDPAEVWDTIEREGCTVVLGVPTIFRILMEAPQFRTVNLERVRYLISGGAPLPLHIIEAYQARGVVFKQGYGLTEVGVNCFAMTVADSVRKAGSVGKPMMFTEARLVDGDGAEVGVGEVGELLLRGPHVCNGYWNNPDATAAALDGDRWFHTGDLAKRDDEGFFTIAGRKKDMLISGGVNVYPAEIEAALLLHPAVADAAVVGVPHDVWGEAGIAFVVSRTSPAPSDGELTSFLEGRLARYKIPKAFVAVESLPRTAYGKVIKGELRDQYLTAHRRLR